The following coding sequences lie in one Pseudomonadota bacterium genomic window:
- a CDS encoding FAD-dependent oxidoreductase, whose protein sequence is MKTHARAVVIGGGVVGCSVLYHLARAGWTDTVLIERAELTAGSSWHAAGGFHTLNGDPNVAQLQAYTVTLYEELEALTGLSCGLHLTGGVMLADSEERMDFLRYVHATGRALGMETEIITPAEAKVLNPLMDESHFVGALWDPVEGHLDPSGTTHAYARAAQKLGADIVLRNPVTAIEQQPDGTWHVHTEHGTVLCEHVVNAGGLWAREIGRMVGVELPVLAMEHMYLLTESMPEVQAFNAETGRELVAAIDFKGEIYTRQERDGILLGTYEKACVPWSPVETPWDFGSELLQEDLDRISPSLEIGYRHFPAFQTAGIRQVVNGPFTFAPDGNPLVGPVQGLTNFWSACAVMAGFSQGGGVGLALSNWMVDGDPGYDIFAMDVARYGDFTSLRYTNAKVRENYSRRFSIRFPNEELPAARPQQTTPLYDIMVRDNNAVMGDTWGLETPLWFAPADEPAEDILSFHRSNDFNHVGREVRAVREAVGVTEIANFAKYEVTGPGAHAFLDRLMTNRLPEPGRLCLTPMLNDNGKLIGDFTIACAAPERFMLWGSSGAQIYHTRWFESQIPADGSVRLHRFGQTLVGLSIAGPHARTLLQRLADWPVDNTSLRFMDYREMDVAGCPVRLNRISYTGDLGYELWMEPCYERRVYTEIKRAGDDLGIVDFGMRALLSMRLEKNFPTWFAELRPIYGPFEAGMDRFVKLNKGDFIGLAAAQREYQSGGALRRVSLRIDTDRTDVMAHEPIWARGVADDVGSAVSPPHGYGARRFDAENRDLPKPAVQRDGDWQVVGWVTSGGYGHSVEASLAQGYIPRALARATDTPFQVEILGTRYDATLVVEPLFDPAGEKMRS, encoded by the coding sequence ATGAAGACGCACGCGAGAGCAGTTGTCATTGGCGGGGGCGTGGTCGGCTGCTCCGTGCTCTACCACCTGGCCCGTGCAGGCTGGACCGACACCGTGCTGATCGAGCGCGCCGAGCTGACGGCGGGCAGCTCCTGGCACGCTGCGGGTGGGTTTCACACCCTGAACGGCGACCCCAACGTGGCCCAACTGCAGGCCTACACGGTGACGCTCTATGAAGAGCTTGAGGCCCTGACAGGGTTGTCCTGTGGCCTGCACCTCACTGGCGGGGTCATGCTGGCGGACAGCGAAGAGCGCATGGATTTCCTGCGCTACGTTCACGCCACCGGCCGCGCACTCGGCATGGAGACCGAGATCATCACCCCCGCCGAGGCGAAGGTGCTCAACCCTCTGATGGACGAAAGCCACTTCGTTGGCGCGCTCTGGGACCCGGTAGAAGGCCACCTCGACCCGTCAGGCACCACCCACGCCTACGCGCGTGCCGCGCAGAAGCTCGGCGCAGACATCGTCCTGCGCAACCCGGTCACCGCCATCGAGCAACAGCCTGACGGCACCTGGCACGTGCACACCGAGCACGGCACCGTGCTGTGCGAGCATGTCGTCAACGCGGGCGGGCTCTGGGCGCGGGAGATCGGCCGCATGGTCGGTGTCGAGCTTCCGGTGCTCGCGATGGAACACATGTACCTGCTGACCGAGAGCATGCCCGAGGTTCAGGCGTTCAACGCCGAGACTGGCCGCGAGCTGGTCGCAGCGATCGACTTCAAGGGCGAGATCTACACGCGCCAGGAGCGCGACGGCATTCTGCTCGGCACCTACGAGAAAGCCTGCGTACCGTGGTCGCCGGTCGAAACCCCGTGGGATTTCGGCAGCGAGCTGCTGCAGGAGGACCTCGACCGCATCAGCCCCTCACTCGAAATCGGCTACCGGCACTTCCCGGCGTTCCAGACCGCCGGTATCCGCCAGGTGGTGAACGGACCGTTCACCTTCGCACCCGACGGCAACCCGCTGGTCGGCCCGGTGCAGGGCTTGACCAATTTCTGGTCGGCCTGTGCCGTGATGGCGGGCTTCAGCCAGGGCGGTGGAGTCGGGCTTGCGTTGTCCAACTGGATGGTTGACGGCGACCCGGGCTACGACATCTTTGCCATGGACGTCGCGCGCTACGGCGATTTCACCTCCCTGCGCTACACCAACGCGAAGGTGCGGGAGAACTACTCTCGCCGGTTCTCGATCCGCTTCCCGAACGAGGAATTGCCTGCAGCCCGACCGCAACAGACGACGCCGCTCTACGACATCATGGTGCGCGACAACAACGCCGTCATGGGTGACACCTGGGGCCTGGAGACACCCTTGTGGTTTGCGCCGGCGGACGAGCCTGCTGAAGACATCCTGAGTTTCCACCGCAGCAACGATTTCAACCACGTCGGCCGCGAAGTGCGCGCGGTGCGCGAGGCCGTCGGCGTCACGGAAATCGCCAACTTCGCCAAGTACGAAGTCACTGGCCCAGGTGCCCACGCCTTTCTCGACCGCCTGATGACCAACCGCCTGCCCGAGCCCGGGCGTCTGTGTCTGACACCGATGCTCAACGACAACGGCAAATTGATCGGCGATTTCACCATCGCGTGCGCCGCACCCGAACGGTTCATGCTGTGGGGCTCATCCGGTGCCCAGATCTACCACACGCGCTGGTTCGAATCGCAGATCCCCGCGGACGGCAGCGTGCGCCTGCACCGTTTCGGCCAGACCCTCGTCGGCCTCTCGATCGCCGGGCCCCACGCGCGCACGCTGCTGCAGCGGCTCGCCGACTGGCCGGTTGACAACACCTCGCTTCGCTTCATGGACTACCGGGAGATGGACGTGGCGGGCTGTCCGGTGCGGCTGAACCGGATCAGCTACACCGGCGACCTCGGCTACGAACTGTGGATGGAGCCCTGCTACGAGCGCCGCGTGTACACCGAAATCAAGCGGGCGGGCGACGACCTCGGCATCGTCGACTTCGGCATGCGCGCCCTGCTCTCGATGCGTCTTGAGAAGAACTTTCCGACCTGGTTCGCCGAACTGCGCCCGATCTACGGGCCCTTCGAAGCGGGTATGGATCGCTTCGTAAAATTGAACAAGGGCGACTTCATCGGGCTCGCCGCGGCGCAGCGTGAGTACCAGAGTGGCGGGGCGTTGCGGCGGGTCAGCTTGCGGATCGACACTGACCGCACCGACGTCATGGCCCACGAGCCGATCTGGGCGAGAGGCGTGGCCGACGACGTCGGCTCCGCCGTCTCACCTCCGCACGGCTACGGCGCGCGGCGCTTCGACGCCGAGAACCGTGACCTGCCCAAACCGGCGGTCCAACGCGACGGCGATTGGCAGGTGGTCGGTTGGGTCACCTCTGGCGGCTACGGCCACAGCGTTGAGGCCTCGCTGGCACAGGGGTACATCCCGAGAGCCCTGGCGCGCGCCACGGACACCCCGTTTCAGGTCGAGATTCTCGGCACCCGGTACGATGCCACGCTCGTGGTCGAGCCGCTCTTCGACCCGGCCGGTGAGAAAATGCGAAGCTGA
- a CDS encoding trimethylamine methyltransferase family protein produces the protein MRSRVLPVSNTPRRRGRRAAPNPLQQMPYRRLRRPYATAELLTQSELDTVHNASLEVLETVGIAVLGDEARAIYANAGAKVEGTRARLPRKVVLDAVATVPSTFTLHARNPEHNVQIGGDAIAFCSVASAPNAQDLDGGRRSGNQTDFRNFTRLSQHFNIVHLLGGYPVEPVDIPSNIRHLECLRDFCTLTDKPFHAYSLGRDRILDAIEITRIARGIDAEQLRREPSLFTVINVNSPLTLDVPMSEGLIEMAQHNQVSVVTPFTLAGAMAPVSLAGALVQQNAEALAAIALTQWVRPGAPVIYGGFTSNVDMKSGAPAFGTPEYMKTAQIGGQLARHYGLPYRSSNVNAANSVDAQAAYESTFSLWGAVAGGANMLMHGAGWMEGGLSASFEKFVLDCDLLQMTAAYLEPVSLDTRELALDAIREVGPGGHFFGTEHTQSRYKSAFYSPLVSDWRNFETWSEMGAPQAHEKANRLWKQALQDYREPPMDPAVRAELDAFVDRRIAEGGVATDF, from the coding sequence ATGAGATCCAGAGTCCTGCCCGTGTCGAACACGCCACGCCGACGCGGCCGTCGAGCCGCACCGAACCCCTTGCAACAGATGCCCTACCGTCGCTTGAGGCGCCCGTACGCCACCGCCGAGCTGCTCACGCAAAGCGAGCTCGACACGGTCCACAACGCGTCGCTCGAGGTCCTGGAAACGGTGGGCATCGCGGTGCTCGGCGACGAGGCGCGCGCGATCTACGCCAACGCCGGCGCGAAGGTCGAGGGCACCCGGGCTCGCCTGCCGCGCAAGGTGGTACTGGACGCCGTGGCCACGGTGCCGAGCACGTTCACGCTGCACGCGCGCAACCCCGAACACAACGTGCAGATCGGCGGCGACGCGATTGCCTTCTGCTCCGTGGCGAGCGCGCCGAACGCCCAGGACCTCGATGGCGGGCGGCGCAGCGGCAACCAGACCGATTTCCGCAATTTCACGCGTCTCAGTCAGCACTTCAACATCGTCCACCTGCTTGGCGGCTATCCGGTCGAACCGGTCGACATCCCGAGCAACATTCGCCACCTGGAGTGTCTGCGCGACTTCTGCACGCTCACGGACAAACCCTTCCACGCCTACTCGCTCGGCCGAGATCGTATTCTCGACGCAATCGAAATCACGCGCATTGCGCGCGGCATCGATGCGGAGCAGCTGCGGCGCGAGCCCAGCCTGTTCACGGTGATCAATGTCAATTCGCCGCTGACACTGGACGTACCGATGTCCGAGGGCCTGATCGAGATGGCGCAGCACAACCAGGTGTCGGTGGTCACGCCGTTCACCCTGGCCGGCGCGATGGCGCCGGTCTCGTTGGCCGGGGCGCTCGTGCAACAGAACGCCGAGGCGCTGGCGGCGATTGCTCTCACCCAGTGGGTGCGGCCCGGCGCGCCGGTGATCTACGGCGGATTCACGTCCAACGTCGACATGAAGTCCGGCGCGCCCGCGTTCGGCACACCGGAATACATGAAGACCGCCCAGATCGGCGGGCAGCTGGCGCGGCACTACGGATTGCCGTACCGGTCGTCGAACGTCAATGCCGCCAACAGCGTCGACGCCCAGGCGGCGTACGAGTCCACCTTCTCGCTCTGGGGCGCCGTCGCCGGCGGTGCCAACATGCTCATGCACGGGGCCGGCTGGATGGAGGGCGGCCTGTCAGCCTCGTTCGAGAAGTTCGTACTCGATTGCGATCTGCTGCAGATGACCGCGGCCTACCTCGAACCGGTTTCACTGGACACGCGCGAGCTGGCGCTGGACGCCATCCGCGAGGTCGGCCCGGGCGGGCATTTTTTCGGCACCGAGCACACGCAGTCGCGCTACAAAAGCGCCTTCTACTCGCCGCTCGTGTCGGACTGGCGCAATTTCGAAACATGGAGCGAGATGGGCGCACCACAGGCGCACGAAAAAGCCAACCGGCTCTGGAAACAGGCGTTGCAAGACTACCGGGAACCGCCGATGGACCCGGCTGTCCGTGCCGAACTTGACGCCTTTGTCGACCGGCGGATCGCCGAGGGTGGCGTCGCCACCGATTTCTGA
- a CDS encoding helix-turn-helix transcriptional regulator, with protein MDFPVKIVTDIYDAASDPSSWFPALDACVGYVGSRSANLMFHETEDQPNWRFNAGSELWRSLTREQVGVFETYFQRYDIEPWEFVHRHKKQSILTDADYWRDDEALKRREDYQYYRDVMGVFRRAGAKLNDNLCWSDNIAFQFGVEHDTVPAASIERIQLILPHAAKSIEMWHTIAQLQRENNTLLSVLDQFEVGICVVRADGTLIEGNAEAHRILDARDGILLNADDKVTCRDGSLNAEMRQAFQAVSATAAGTAGAVEWLRSINRRNTDQALLIEVAPIRDTAGDLGRNWGGAFVTLIDPLNPAPFNADRMATAYGLSPSETAVCKLLVEGRSQADIADSRGVSPETVKKQVGAIRSKTRTRRIGELIRLVLKSSPPIRSHRSA; from the coding sequence ATGGATTTCCCGGTAAAGATTGTCACCGACATCTACGACGCGGCGAGTGACCCGAGCTCGTGGTTCCCCGCGCTCGATGCCTGTGTGGGTTACGTCGGGTCGCGCAGCGCCAACCTGATGTTCCATGAAACCGAGGACCAACCCAATTGGCGATTCAACGCCGGCAGTGAATTGTGGCGGTCGCTGACGCGCGAACAGGTCGGTGTTTTTGAAACCTATTTTCAGCGATACGATATTGAGCCCTGGGAGTTTGTGCACAGGCATAAGAAACAGAGCATTCTTACCGACGCTGATTATTGGCGCGACGACGAGGCCTTGAAACGCCGTGAGGACTATCAGTATTACCGTGATGTGATGGGTGTCTTCCGGCGTGCGGGTGCGAAACTGAACGATAACCTGTGCTGGAGCGACAATATCGCGTTTCAGTTCGGTGTCGAGCACGACACCGTGCCGGCTGCGTCGATCGAGCGCATCCAGCTGATCCTGCCGCACGCGGCGAAATCGATCGAGATGTGGCACACGATTGCGCAGCTCCAGCGCGAAAACAACACCCTGCTCTCCGTGCTCGATCAGTTCGAAGTGGGGATCTGTGTGGTCCGGGCCGACGGCACGTTGATCGAGGGCAATGCCGAGGCGCACCGGATCCTCGATGCGCGCGATGGGATCCTGCTCAATGCGGACGACAAGGTGACCTGCCGCGACGGTTCTCTCAACGCCGAAATGCGCCAGGCGTTTCAGGCGGTCAGTGCGACGGCGGCGGGCACCGCCGGTGCGGTCGAGTGGCTTCGCTCGATCAACCGGCGCAACACCGATCAGGCGCTGCTCATCGAGGTGGCACCGATCCGAGACACGGCCGGCGACCTCGGGCGCAACTGGGGTGGGGCCTTCGTGACCCTGATCGACCCGCTCAACCCGGCGCCGTTCAATGCCGACCGGATGGCGACCGCTTACGGGCTGAGCCCATCGGAAACCGCTGTCTGCAAGCTGCTGGTCGAAGGCCGTTCGCAGGCCGACATCGCCGACAGCCGCGGTGTCTCACCCGAGACCGTCAAGAAGCAGGTCGGTGCGATACGCAGCAAGACCCGCACACGGCGCATCGGCGAACTGATTCGCCTGGTGTTGAAATCCAGCCCGCCGATCCGCAGCCACCGCAGCGCCTGA
- the thrC gene encoding threonine synthase: MIYSSTRGEAPDLGFCDVVLTGLASDGGLYLPRTWPTITHDELARWRDLGFADLTAAVLGKFVGDEISEADLIRMAHAAYGSFDHPAVAPLVQLEDRLWLMELFHGPTLAFKDFALQMLGQLFEHVLSARGEHRVIVGATSGDTGSAAIEAVRGLEHVSLFMLHPKGRVSEVQRRQMTTVHDANIHNLAVDGDFDDCQSLVKAMFNDAPFRAEMGLSAVNSINWARIAAQIVYYVRAALVLGAPETSVAFAVPSGNFGNVFAGWVAHRMGLPITQLIVGSNRNDILARFLASGDMVAETVVPSLSPSMDIQVSSNFERLLHEATEGDAAAVRAAMQAFGASGAYSVDTDIMQRISALFQGTHLSDAETLVEMRRLHDHCGYVIDPHSAIGTAAARACRRDTRTPVVALATAHSAKFPQAVAEAIGAAAPLPARVAHIMDAEERFEPVAADLASVQAHIRATRCR; the protein is encoded by the coding sequence GTGATCTATTCGAGCACGCGGGGTGAGGCCCCGGACCTCGGGTTTTGCGACGTGGTGCTGACCGGACTGGCGAGCGACGGCGGCCTGTACCTGCCGCGCACCTGGCCGACCATCACGCACGACGAACTGGCACGCTGGCGCGACCTCGGTTTCGCCGACCTGACGGCCGCGGTGTTGGGCAAATTCGTCGGCGACGAGATCAGCGAAGCCGATCTCATTCGCATGGCCCACGCCGCTTACGGCAGCTTCGATCACCCGGCCGTCGCACCGCTGGTGCAGCTCGAAGATCGCCTCTGGCTGATGGAGCTCTTCCACGGCCCCACCCTGGCGTTCAAGGACTTTGCCCTGCAGATGCTCGGGCAGCTCTTCGAGCACGTGTTGTCGGCGCGCGGTGAGCACCGGGTCATCGTCGGCGCGACCAGCGGTGACACCGGTTCGGCGGCGATCGAGGCGGTGCGCGGGCTCGAGCACGTGAGCCTGTTCATGCTCCACCCGAAGGGCCGGGTCAGTGAGGTGCAGCGGCGGCAGATGACGACCGTGCACGACGCCAACATCCACAACCTCGCGGTGGACGGCGACTTCGACGACTGCCAATCCCTCGTCAAGGCGATGTTCAACGACGCCCCGTTCCGCGCCGAGATGGGGCTCTCGGCGGTCAACTCGATCAACTGGGCGCGGATTGCAGCGCAGATTGTCTACTACGTGCGCGCGGCCCTGGTGCTGGGCGCGCCCGAGACGTCCGTGGCCTTCGCCGTGCCGAGCGGCAACTTCGGCAATGTCTTCGCGGGCTGGGTGGCCCACCGCATGGGCCTGCCGATCACCCAGCTGATCGTCGGATCAAATCGAAACGACATCCTGGCGCGCTTTCTCGCGTCCGGCGACATGGTTGCCGAGACGGTGGTGCCCAGTCTCTCACCGAGCATGGACATTCAGGTTTCGAGCAATTTCGAACGCCTGCTGCACGAAGCGACGGAGGGGGATGCTGCCGCAGTGCGCGCGGCCATGCAGGCCTTCGGCGCCAGCGGGGCCTACAGCGTCGACACCGACATCATGCAGCGGATCAGTGCGCTGTTTCAGGGCACGCACCTCTCGGACGCGGAGACGCTGGTTGAAATGCGACGCCTGCATGACCACTGTGGGTATGTCATCGACCCGCACTCGGCGATCGGGACAGCCGCCGCCCGGGCGTGTCGACGCGACACACGCACCCCGGTCGTGGCGCTGGCGACTGCCCACAGCGCCAAGTTCCCCCAGGCCGTTGCAGAGGCCATCGGTGCGGCGGCGCCGTTGCCTGCGCGGGTGGCCCACATCATGGATGCCGAGGAGCGGTTTGAACCTGTGGCCGCTGACCTCGCGTCGGTGCAGGCGCACATTCGCGCGACACGGTGCCGCTGA